The bacterium genomic interval CTGCCGCATCGGCGAGCGCTCCTCGCACACCTGGTTCGTCCTCACCTACCTGCTCGGCTTCGAGAAGGTGCGCAACTACGACGGCTCCTGGACCGAGTGGGGCAACTCCGTCCGCCTGCCCATCGAGAAGTAATGCCCTCCGCCGGGTGACCCGTGGGGCTGCGAGGTCTCGGAGCCCCACGGCGCGTCAGTCCCTGGTCATGCGCAGCGCTGCCGGCGCGCCGCGATCCGTCGGCCGCCGGCTAGCGCAGCGGAGTCACTCCGCCAGTTCACGGAGCGTGGCCAGCGGCGACCGGCGCACCACGCTCCGGCTGCTCGCGAGCCCGACCGCCACGGTCAGCGCCGAGGCGAGCAGCCAGGCGGCCGCCAGCGAGCCCCACGGGACCCGGTACGGCATCTCGAACACGAAGCGCGCGAGCGCCCACCCCGCCGCGGCGGCCAGCGCGCTGCCGGACAGCGCCGCCACCGTGCCGATCGCGAGGTACTCGACGGCGAGGATGCGGCGGATCTCGCGCGCGCGTGCGCCCAACGTGCGGAGCAGCGCGCTCTCCCGCAGACGCTGGTAACGCGTCGTCGCCACCGACCCCACCAGCACGATCAGCCCCGCGCCGATGCTGAACAGGGCCATGAACCGCACCGCCAGCGCCGCGCGCGAGAGCACCCCGTCCACCGTCTCCTGCACGCGCACCAGGTCCAGGACCGAGATGTTGCCGAACCGCTCGACGACCTCGCGCTGGAGCGCCGCGCGCTCGGCAGGGTCGTCGAGGCGCGCGAGAACGACGTGGGTCTTCGGCGCATCGTCCAGCGACCCGGGCTCGAACACCACGAAGAAGTTGGTCGCGAGCCGCGCCCAGTTGATCCGCCTCAGCGAGGCGACCTCGGATTCGACGGGCACGCCCTGTACGTCCCACGTGATCCGGTCGCCGACGCCGATGCGCAGCTCCCGGGCGATGTCCTCGTCCAGCGAGATGCGCGCGACGCCGGGCACCCGCGGCGTCTCGTCCCACCACCGCCCCGCCGTCAGCCGTTCGGTCTCGACCAGCGTGTCCCGGTAAGTGTTCCGGTACTCACGGTTCAGCACCCAGCGCGGCGGCCGCCTGCCGGCGGTGTCCGCCAGGATCTCCGCGACCGGCCGCCCGTTCACCGCGCGGATCCGCGCCGGCACGATCGCTTCCGCCGCCAGGACCCGCACGCCGCGCTCGGCCAGCAGCGCGTTCAGTTCCGTCACCTGGTCGTCCTGGATGTCGAACAGCGCCAGGTTCGGCCGGTGCGGCCCGGCGTCCACCGCGAGCTGGCCCAGCACGGTGACCTGCACCACGCGCAGCGTCGCCAGCAGGAACACGCCGAACCCGATGCCGAGCGTCGCCGCCAGGGTCTGGTTGTGCGGCCGGAACAGGTTCGCGATGCCCTGTCGCACTGGGTAGCCCGCGCGCCGCGGCAGCCAGCGCCGTGCGCTGCGCATGAGCAGCCACGCCGTTGCGCCGAGCAGCGTCGTCGTCCCCGCAACGCCAGCCGCGAAGCCCAGCCCCGTCCACACGTCCGGCGCCTGTGCGATGCTCACCGCGGTGACGCCCGTAGCGAGCAGGACCAGCACCGTGGCACGAACCGGATCGAGCCGCCGCGCACGTCCTTCGAGTTCGCGCCGCAACGCCCGAAGCGGCGTCACCTCACGGATGCGCACGAGCGGCAGCAGCGCGAACGCGAGCGCGACAAGCGCACCCAGCGCCAGCCCCCCGGCGACCGCCGCGAGGTCCACGCGCGGCTCGACATCCACCGGGACGAACGGCGCCAGCAGCGCCGGCAGCAGGAACTGGATGG includes:
- a CDS encoding sulfurtransferase produces the protein CRIGERSSHTWFVLTYLLGFEKVRNYDGSWTEWGNSVRLPIEK